One genomic window of Conger conger chromosome 7, fConCon1.1, whole genome shotgun sequence includes the following:
- the cltca gene encoding clathrin, heavy chain a (Hc) isoform X4, translating into MAQILPIRFQEHLQLQNLGINPANIGFSTLTMESDKFICIREKVGEQAQVVIIDMNDPNTPIRRPISADSAIMNPASKVIALKAAKTLQIFNIEMKSKMKAHTMTDDVTFWKWISLNTVALVTDNAVYHWSMEGDSQPIKVFDRHSSLAGCQIINYRTDAKQKWLLLIGISAQQNRVVGAMQLYSVDRKVSQPIEGHAAGFAQFKMEGNAEESTLFCFAVRGQAGGKLHIIEVGTPPTGNQPFPKKAVDVFFPPEAQNDFPVAMQISSKQDVVFLITKYGYIHLYDLETGTCIYMNRISGETIFVTAPHEATAGIIGVNRKGQVLSVCVEEENIIPYITNVLQNPDLALRMAVRNNLAGAEELFARKFNNLFAGGNYSEAAKVAANAPKGILRTPDTIRRFQSVPAQPGQTSPLLQYFGILLDQGQLNKYESLELCRPVLQQGRKQLLEKWLKEDKLECSEELGDLVKSVDPTLALSVYLRANVPNKVIQCFAETGQFPKIVLYAKKVGYTPDWIFLLRNVMRISPDQGLQFSQMLVQDEEPLADITQIVDVFMEYNLIQQCTSFLLDALKNNRPSEGPLQTRLLEMNLMHAPQVADAILGNQMFTNYDRAHIAQLCEKAGLLQRALEHYTDLYDIKRAVVHTHLLNPEWLVNFFGSLSVEDSLECLRAMLSANIRQNLQICVQVASKYHEQLSTQSLTELFESFKSFEGLFYFLGSIVNFSQDPEVHFKYIQAACKTGQIKEVERICRESNCYDPERVKNFLKEAKLTDQLPLIIVCDRFDFVHDLVLYLYRNNLQKYIEIYVQKVNPSRLPVVIGGLLDVDCSEDVIKNLILVVRGQFSTDELVAEVEKRNRLKLLLPWLEARIHEGCEEPATHNALAKIYIDSNNNPERFLRENPFYDSRVVGKYCEKRDPHLACVAYERGQCDQELINVCNENSLFKSLSRYLVRRRDPELWASVLLESNPFRRPLIDQVVQTALSETQDPEEVSVTVKAFMTADLPNELIELLEKIVLDNSVFSEHRNLQNLLILTAIKADRTRVMEYINRLDNYDAPDIANIAISNELFEEAFAIFRKFDVNTSAVQVLIEHIGNLDRAYEFAERCNEPAVWSQLAKAQLQKGLVKEAIDSYIKADDPSSYMEVVQAADQSGNWEDLVKFLQMARKKARESYVETELIFALAKTNRLAELEEFINGPNNAHIQQVGDRCYDEKMYDAAKLLYNNVSNFGRLASTLVHLGEYQAAVDGARKANSTRTWKEVCFACVDGKEFRLAQMCGLHIVVHADELEELINYYQDRGYFEELITMLEAALGLERAHMGMFTELAILYSKFKPQKMREHLELFWSRVNIPKVLRAAEQAHLWAELVFLYDKYEEYDNAIITMMNHPTDAWKEGQFKDIITKVANVELYYKAIQFYLEFKPLLLNDLLIVLSPRLDHSRAVNFFSKVKQLPLVKPYLRSVQNHNNKSVNEALNNLFITEEDYQALRTSIDAYDNFDNISLAQRLEKHELIEFRRIAAYLFKGNNRWKQSVELCKKDKLYKDAMQYASESKDTELAEELLQWFLQEDKKECFAACLFTCYDLLRPDVVLETAWRHNIMEFSMPYFIQVMREYLSKVDKLDASESLRKEEEQATETQPIVYGTPQLMLTAGPSVPVPPQQAYGYGYTAPAGYGQAPPPQPGFGYSM; encoded by the exons CTCCAAAACCTGGGAATCAACCCGGCCAACATCGGGTTCAGCACCCTGACCATGGAGTCAGACAAGTTCATCTGCATCCGTGAGAAGGTGGGGGAGCAGGCGCAGGTGGTGATCATCGACATGaacgaccccaacacccccatccGCAGACCCATCTCCGCAGACAGCGCCATCATGAACCCCGCCAGCAAGGTCATCGCACTGAAGG CGGCGAAAACCCTTCAGATCTTTAACATCGAGATGAAGAGCAAGATGAAGGCCCACACCATGACGGACGACGTCACCTTCTGGAAGTGGATCTCCCTCAACACCGTGGCGCTCGTGACGGACAACGCCGTCTACCACTGGAGCATGGAGGGGGACTCCCAGCCAATCAAAGTGTTCGACCGGCACTCCAGCCTGGCGGGCTGCCAGATCATCAACTACCGCACCGACGCCAAGCAGAAGTGGCTGCTTCTCATTGGCATTTCTGCACAG cAAAACCGTGTGGTGGGAGCCATGCAGCTGTACTCGGTGGACAGGAAGGTGTCACAGCCCATCGAGGGCCACGCGGCTGGTTTCGCTCAGTTTAAGATGGAGGGGAACGCTGAGGAGTCCACCCTGTTCTGCTTCGCCGTGCGGGGCCAGGCAGGAGGAAAG TTGCACATCATCGAAGTGGGCACCCCGCCGACAGGGAACCAGCCTTTTCCGAAGAAGGCGGTGGACGTGTTCTTCCCCCCTGAGGCCCAGAACGACTTCCCCGTGGCCATGCAG ATCAGCTCCAAGCAGGACGTGGTGTTCCTCATCACCAAATACGGCTACATCCACCTGTACGACCTGGAGACGGGCACCTGCATCTACATGAACAGAATCAGCGGCGAGACCATCTTCGTCACGGCCCCCCACGAGGCCACGGCCGGCATCATCGGGGTCAACAGGAAGGGGCAG GTGCTGTCGGTGTGCGTGGAGGAGGAGAACATCATCCCCTACATCACCAACGTGCTGCAGAACCCGGACCTGGCGCTGCGCATGGCCGTCCGCAACAACCTAGCCGGCGCCGAGGAGCTCTTCGCCCGCAAGTTCAACAACCTGTTCGCCGGCGGAAACTACTCTGAGGCCGCCAAAGTGGCCGCCAACGCACCGAAG GGAATCCTGCGCACTCCGGACACCATCCGCCGCTTCCAGAGCGTTCCCGCCCAGCCTGGACAGACCTCCCCCCTGCTCCAGTACTTCGGGATCCTGCTGGACCAGGGCCAGCTCAACAAGTACGAGTCCCTGGAGCTGTGCAGGCCCGTCCTGCAGCAGGGCCGCAAGCAGCTGCTGGAGAAGTGGCTGAAGGAGGACAAG CTGGAGTGCTCCGAGGAGCTGGGGGACCTGGTGAAGTCTGTGGACCCCACCCTGGCCCTCAGCGTCTACCTGAGGGCCAACGTCCCCAACAAGGTCATCCAGTGCTTCGCCGAGACTGGCCAGTTCCCCAAAATCGTCCTGTACGCCAAGAAG GTGGGGTACACTCCAGACTGGATCTTTCTGCTCCGGAACGTGATGCGCATCAGTCCGGACCAGGGCCTGCAGTTCTCCCAGATGCTGGTGCAGGACGAGGAGCCCCTAGCTGACATCACGCAG ATTGTGGACGTGTTCATGGAGTACAACCTGATCCAGCAGTGCACCTCCTTCCTGCTGGACGCGCTGAAGAACAACCGCCCGTCAGAGGGCCCTCTGCAGACCCGTCTGCTGGAGATGAACCTCATGCACGCCCCGCAG GTTGCCGACGCCATCCTGGGAAACCAGATGTTCACCAACTACGACCGTGCCCACATCGCCCAGCTGTGCGAGAAGGCGGGGCTCCTGCAGCGGGCGCTGGAACACTACACTGACCTGTACGACATCAAGCGGGCCGTGGTGCACACGCACCTGCTCAACCCCGAG TGGCTGGTGAACTTCTTCGGCTCTTTGTCCGTGGAGGACTCCCTGGAGTGCCTGCGGGCCATGCTCTCCGCCAACATCCGGCAGAACCTGCAGATCTGCGTCCAGGTGGCGTCCAAATACCACGAGCAGCTGTCCACCCAGTCCCTCACTGAGCTCTTCGAGTCCTTCAAGAGCTTCGAGG GTCTGTTCTACTTCCTGGGCTCCATCGTGAACTTCAGCCAGGACCCAGAGGTCCACTTCAAGTACATCCAGGCGGCGTGCAAGACCGGCCAGATCAAGGAGGTGGAGCGCATCTGCAGGGAGAGCAACTGCTACGACCCCGAGCGCGTGAAGAACTTCCTGAAG GAGGCCAAGCTGACCGACCAGCTCCCGCTGATTATCGTGTGCGACCGATTCGACTTTGTCCACGACCTGGTCCTCTACTTGTACCGCAACAACCTGCAGAAGTACATCGAGATCTATGTGCAGAAG GTGAACCCCAGCCGTCTGCCGGTGGTGATCGGAGGCCTCCTGGACGTGGACTGCTCTGAGGACGTCATAAAGAACCTCATcctggtggtgaggggacagtTCTCCACCGACGAGCTGGTGGCTGAGGTGGAGAAGAGAAACAG ACTGAAGCTGCTCTTGCCCTGGCTGGAAGCCCGCATCCACGAGGGCTGCGAGGAGCCGGCCACCCACAATGCTCTGGCCAAGATCTACATCGACAGCAACAACAACCCCGAGCGCTTCCTGCGCGAGAACCCCTTCTACGACAGCCGCGTGGTGGGCAAGTACTGCGAGAAGAGGGACCCCCACCTGGCCTGCGTGGCCTACGAGCGCGGGCAGTGCGACCAGGAGCTCATCAAC GTGTGCAATGAGAACTCCCTCTTCAAGAGCCTGTCCCGCTACCTGGTCCGCCGCAGGGACCCCGAGCTCTGGGCCAGTGTGCTGCTGGAGAGCAACCCCTTCAGGAGGCCCCTCATCGACCAG GTGGTGCAGACCGCTCTGTCTGAAACGCAAGATCCAGAGGAGGTGTCCGTCACGGTCAAGGCCTTCATGACTGCCGACCTTCCCAATGAGCTCATCGAACTTCTGGAGAAGATCGTTTTGGACAACTCTGTTTTCAGTGAACACAG AAACCTGCAGAACCTCCTGATCCTCACGGCCATCAAAGCGGACCGGACGCGCGTCATGGAGTACATCAACCGCCTGGACAACTACGACGCCCCCGACATTGCCAACATCGCCATCAGCAACGAGCTCTTCGAGGAGGCCTTCGCCATCTTCCGCAAGTTCGACGTCAACACGTCTGCAGTGCAG GTGCTGATCGAGCACATCGGGAACCTGGACCGCGCCTACGAGTTCGCCGAGCGCTGCAACGAGCCGGCGGTGTGGAGCCAGCTGGCCAAGGCGCAGCTGCAGAAGGGCCTGGTGAAGGAGGCCATCGACTCCTACATCAAGGCCGACGACCCGTCCTCGTACATGGAGGTGGTGCAGGCGGCTGACCAGAGCG GAAACTGGGAGGACCTGGTGAAGTTCCTGCAGATGGCGCGGAAGAAGGCCCGGGAGTCGTACGTGGAGACGGAGCTCATCTTCGCCCTGGCCAAAACCAACCGCCTGGCGGAGCTGGAGGAGTTCATCAACGGGCCCAACAACGCCCACATCCAGCAA GTGGGTGACCGGTGCTACGATGAGAAGATGTATGACGCCGCAAAGTTACTGTACAACAACGTCTCCAACTTCGGGCGTTTGGCCTCCACCCTCGTGCACCTGGGCGAGTACCAGGCCGCTGTGGACGGGGCGCGCAAGGCCAACAGCACCCGCACAtggaaggag gtgtgcttcGCCTGTGTGGATGGGAAGGAGTTCCGCCTGGCCCAGATGTGCGGCCTTCACATCGTGGTCCACGCCGacgagctggaggagctgaTCAACTACTACCAG GACCGCGGATACTTCGAGGAGCTCATCACCATGCTGGAGGCCGCTCTGGGGCTGGAGCGGGCGCACATGGGCATGTTCACGGAGCTGGCCATCCTCTACTCCAAATTCAAGCCCCAGAAGATGAGGGAGCACCTGGAGCTCTTCTGGTCCCGAGTCAACATCCCAAAG GTTCTGAGGGCTGCAGAGCAGGCCCACCTATGGGCAGAGCTGGTGTTCCTCTACGACAAGTACGAGGAGTACGACAACGCCATCATCACCATGATGAACCACCCCACAGACGCCTGGAAGGAGGGGCAGTTCAAAGACATTATCACCAAG GTGGCCAATGTGGAGCTGTATTACAAAGCAATCCAGTTTTATTTGGAGTTCAAGCCCTTGTTACTGAATGACCTGCTCATCGTGCTGTCTCCCCGGCTCGACCATTCCCGTGCAGTCAACTTCTTCTCCAAG GTTAAACAGCTGCCGCTCGTTAAGCCTTACCTGCGATCTGTACAGAATCACAACAACAAGTCAGTCAATGAAGCACTTAACAATCTCTTCATCACAGAGGAAGACTACCAG GCTCTGCGGACGTCTATAGACGCCTACGACAACTTCGATAACATTTCCCTCGCCCAGCGGCTGGAGAAGCACGAGCTGATCGAGTTCAGGAGAATCGCGGCTTACCTCTTCAAGGGAAACAACCGCTGGAAGCAGAGCGTGGAGCTCTGCAAGAAGGACAAACTCTACAAG GATGCAATGCAGTACGCGTCGGAGTCGAAGGACACGGAGCTGGCGGAGGAGCTGCTCCAGTGGTTCCTGCAGGAGGACAAGAAGGAGTGCTTCGCCGCCTGCCTGTTCACCTGCTACGACCTGCTGCGGCCCGACGTGGTCCTGGAGACCGCCTGGAGGCACAACATCATGGAGTTCTCCATGCCCTACTTCATCCAGGTCATGAGGGAGTACCTGAGCAAG GTGGACAAGCTGGATGCCTCCGAGTCGCTGAggaaagaggaggagcaggccACAGAGACTCAGCCCATTGTCTACG GCACACCCCAGCTGATGCTGACCGCGGGCCCCAGCGTCCCCGTCCCGCCCCAGCAGGCCTACGGCTACGGCTACACGGCGCCCGCCGGGTACGGGCAGGCCCCCCCGCCGCAGCCGGGCTTTGGCTACAGCATGTAG
- the cltca gene encoding clathrin, heavy chain a (Hc) isoform X2, whose translation MAQILPIRFQEHLQLQNLGINPANIGFSTLTMESDKFICIREKVGEQAQVVIIDMNDPNTPIRRPISADSAIMNPASKVIALKAAKTLQIFNIEMKSKMKAHTMTDDVTFWKWISLNTVALVTDNAVYHWSMEGDSQPIKVFDRHSSLAGCQIINYRTDAKQKWLLLIGISAQQNRVVGAMQLYSVDRKVSQPIEGHAAGFAQFKMEGNAEESTLFCFAVRGQAGGKLHIIEVGTPPTGNQPFPKKAVDVFFPPEAQNDFPVAMQISSKQDVVFLITKYGYIHLYDLETGTCIYMNRISGETIFVTAPHEATAGIIGVNRKGQVLSVCVEEENIIPYITNVLQNPDLALRMAVRNNLAGAEELFARKFNNLFAGGNYSEAAKVAANAPKGILRTPDTIRRFQSVPAQPGQTSPLLQYFGILLDQGQLNKYESLELCRPVLQQGRKQLLEKWLKEDKLECSEELGDLVKSVDPTLALSVYLRANVPNKVIQCFAETGQFPKIVLYAKKVGYTPDWIFLLRNVMRISPDQGLQFSQMLVQDEEPLADITQIVDVFMEYNLIQQCTSFLLDALKNNRPSEGPLQTRLLEMNLMHAPQVADAILGNQMFTNYDRAHIAQLCEKAGLLQRALEHYTDLYDIKRAVVHTHLLNPEWLVNFFGSLSVEDSLECLRAMLSANIRQNLQICVQVASKYHEQLSTQSLTELFESFKSFEGLFYFLGSIVNFSQDPEVHFKYIQAACKTGQIKEVERICRESNCYDPERVKNFLKEAKLTDQLPLIIVCDRFDFVHDLVLYLYRNNLQKYIEIYVQKVNPSRLPVVIGGLLDVDCSEDVIKNLILVVRGQFSTDELVAEVEKRNRLKLLLPWLEARIHEGCEEPATHNALAKIYIDSNNNPERFLRENPFYDSRVVGKYCEKRDPHLACVAYERGQCDQELINVCNENSLFKSLSRYLVRRRDPELWASVLLESNPFRRPLIDQVVQTALSETQDPEEVSVTVKAFMTADLPNELIELLEKIVLDNSVFSEHRNLQNLLILTAIKADRTRVMEYINRLDNYDAPDIANIAISNELFEEAFAIFRKFDVNTSAVQVLIEHIGNLDRAYEFAERCNEPAVWSQLAKAQLQKGLVKEAIDSYIKADDPSSYMEVVQAADQSGNWEDLVKFLQMARKKARESYVETELIFALAKTNRLAELEEFINGPNNAHIQQVGDRCYDEKMYDAAKLLYNNVSNFGRLASTLVHLGEYQAAVDGARKANSTRTWKEVCFACVDGKEFRLAQMCGLHIVVHADELEELINYYQDRGYFEELITMLEAALGLERAHMGMFTELAILYSKFKPQKMREHLELFWSRVNIPKVLRAAEQAHLWAELVFLYDKYEEYDNAIITMMNHPTDAWKEGQFKDIITKVANVELYYKAIQFYLEFKPLLLNDLLIVLSPRLDHSRAVNFFSKVKQLPLVKPYLRSVQNHNNKSVNEALNNLFITEEDYQALRTSIDAYDNFDNISLAQRLEKHELIEFRRIAAYLFKGNNRWKQSVELCKKDKLYKDAMQYASESKDTELAEELLQWFLQEDKKECFAACLFTCYDLLRPDVVLETAWRHNIMEFSMPYFIQVMREYLSKVDKLDASESLRKEEEQATETQPIVYGTPQLMLTAGPSVPVPPQQAYGYGYTASSIHLSFRSPASSLLRSSTHNRGFRYKCILFLFFSF comes from the exons CTCCAAAACCTGGGAATCAACCCGGCCAACATCGGGTTCAGCACCCTGACCATGGAGTCAGACAAGTTCATCTGCATCCGTGAGAAGGTGGGGGAGCAGGCGCAGGTGGTGATCATCGACATGaacgaccccaacacccccatccGCAGACCCATCTCCGCAGACAGCGCCATCATGAACCCCGCCAGCAAGGTCATCGCACTGAAGG CGGCGAAAACCCTTCAGATCTTTAACATCGAGATGAAGAGCAAGATGAAGGCCCACACCATGACGGACGACGTCACCTTCTGGAAGTGGATCTCCCTCAACACCGTGGCGCTCGTGACGGACAACGCCGTCTACCACTGGAGCATGGAGGGGGACTCCCAGCCAATCAAAGTGTTCGACCGGCACTCCAGCCTGGCGGGCTGCCAGATCATCAACTACCGCACCGACGCCAAGCAGAAGTGGCTGCTTCTCATTGGCATTTCTGCACAG cAAAACCGTGTGGTGGGAGCCATGCAGCTGTACTCGGTGGACAGGAAGGTGTCACAGCCCATCGAGGGCCACGCGGCTGGTTTCGCTCAGTTTAAGATGGAGGGGAACGCTGAGGAGTCCACCCTGTTCTGCTTCGCCGTGCGGGGCCAGGCAGGAGGAAAG TTGCACATCATCGAAGTGGGCACCCCGCCGACAGGGAACCAGCCTTTTCCGAAGAAGGCGGTGGACGTGTTCTTCCCCCCTGAGGCCCAGAACGACTTCCCCGTGGCCATGCAG ATCAGCTCCAAGCAGGACGTGGTGTTCCTCATCACCAAATACGGCTACATCCACCTGTACGACCTGGAGACGGGCACCTGCATCTACATGAACAGAATCAGCGGCGAGACCATCTTCGTCACGGCCCCCCACGAGGCCACGGCCGGCATCATCGGGGTCAACAGGAAGGGGCAG GTGCTGTCGGTGTGCGTGGAGGAGGAGAACATCATCCCCTACATCACCAACGTGCTGCAGAACCCGGACCTGGCGCTGCGCATGGCCGTCCGCAACAACCTAGCCGGCGCCGAGGAGCTCTTCGCCCGCAAGTTCAACAACCTGTTCGCCGGCGGAAACTACTCTGAGGCCGCCAAAGTGGCCGCCAACGCACCGAAG GGAATCCTGCGCACTCCGGACACCATCCGCCGCTTCCAGAGCGTTCCCGCCCAGCCTGGACAGACCTCCCCCCTGCTCCAGTACTTCGGGATCCTGCTGGACCAGGGCCAGCTCAACAAGTACGAGTCCCTGGAGCTGTGCAGGCCCGTCCTGCAGCAGGGCCGCAAGCAGCTGCTGGAGAAGTGGCTGAAGGAGGACAAG CTGGAGTGCTCCGAGGAGCTGGGGGACCTGGTGAAGTCTGTGGACCCCACCCTGGCCCTCAGCGTCTACCTGAGGGCCAACGTCCCCAACAAGGTCATCCAGTGCTTCGCCGAGACTGGCCAGTTCCCCAAAATCGTCCTGTACGCCAAGAAG GTGGGGTACACTCCAGACTGGATCTTTCTGCTCCGGAACGTGATGCGCATCAGTCCGGACCAGGGCCTGCAGTTCTCCCAGATGCTGGTGCAGGACGAGGAGCCCCTAGCTGACATCACGCAG ATTGTGGACGTGTTCATGGAGTACAACCTGATCCAGCAGTGCACCTCCTTCCTGCTGGACGCGCTGAAGAACAACCGCCCGTCAGAGGGCCCTCTGCAGACCCGTCTGCTGGAGATGAACCTCATGCACGCCCCGCAG GTTGCCGACGCCATCCTGGGAAACCAGATGTTCACCAACTACGACCGTGCCCACATCGCCCAGCTGTGCGAGAAGGCGGGGCTCCTGCAGCGGGCGCTGGAACACTACACTGACCTGTACGACATCAAGCGGGCCGTGGTGCACACGCACCTGCTCAACCCCGAG TGGCTGGTGAACTTCTTCGGCTCTTTGTCCGTGGAGGACTCCCTGGAGTGCCTGCGGGCCATGCTCTCCGCCAACATCCGGCAGAACCTGCAGATCTGCGTCCAGGTGGCGTCCAAATACCACGAGCAGCTGTCCACCCAGTCCCTCACTGAGCTCTTCGAGTCCTTCAAGAGCTTCGAGG GTCTGTTCTACTTCCTGGGCTCCATCGTGAACTTCAGCCAGGACCCAGAGGTCCACTTCAAGTACATCCAGGCGGCGTGCAAGACCGGCCAGATCAAGGAGGTGGAGCGCATCTGCAGGGAGAGCAACTGCTACGACCCCGAGCGCGTGAAGAACTTCCTGAAG GAGGCCAAGCTGACCGACCAGCTCCCGCTGATTATCGTGTGCGACCGATTCGACTTTGTCCACGACCTGGTCCTCTACTTGTACCGCAACAACCTGCAGAAGTACATCGAGATCTATGTGCAGAAG GTGAACCCCAGCCGTCTGCCGGTGGTGATCGGAGGCCTCCTGGACGTGGACTGCTCTGAGGACGTCATAAAGAACCTCATcctggtggtgaggggacagtTCTCCACCGACGAGCTGGTGGCTGAGGTGGAGAAGAGAAACAG ACTGAAGCTGCTCTTGCCCTGGCTGGAAGCCCGCATCCACGAGGGCTGCGAGGAGCCGGCCACCCACAATGCTCTGGCCAAGATCTACATCGACAGCAACAACAACCCCGAGCGCTTCCTGCGCGAGAACCCCTTCTACGACAGCCGCGTGGTGGGCAAGTACTGCGAGAAGAGGGACCCCCACCTGGCCTGCGTGGCCTACGAGCGCGGGCAGTGCGACCAGGAGCTCATCAAC GTGTGCAATGAGAACTCCCTCTTCAAGAGCCTGTCCCGCTACCTGGTCCGCCGCAGGGACCCCGAGCTCTGGGCCAGTGTGCTGCTGGAGAGCAACCCCTTCAGGAGGCCCCTCATCGACCAG GTGGTGCAGACCGCTCTGTCTGAAACGCAAGATCCAGAGGAGGTGTCCGTCACGGTCAAGGCCTTCATGACTGCCGACCTTCCCAATGAGCTCATCGAACTTCTGGAGAAGATCGTTTTGGACAACTCTGTTTTCAGTGAACACAG AAACCTGCAGAACCTCCTGATCCTCACGGCCATCAAAGCGGACCGGACGCGCGTCATGGAGTACATCAACCGCCTGGACAACTACGACGCCCCCGACATTGCCAACATCGCCATCAGCAACGAGCTCTTCGAGGAGGCCTTCGCCATCTTCCGCAAGTTCGACGTCAACACGTCTGCAGTGCAG GTGCTGATCGAGCACATCGGGAACCTGGACCGCGCCTACGAGTTCGCCGAGCGCTGCAACGAGCCGGCGGTGTGGAGCCAGCTGGCCAAGGCGCAGCTGCAGAAGGGCCTGGTGAAGGAGGCCATCGACTCCTACATCAAGGCCGACGACCCGTCCTCGTACATGGAGGTGGTGCAGGCGGCTGACCAGAGCG GAAACTGGGAGGACCTGGTGAAGTTCCTGCAGATGGCGCGGAAGAAGGCCCGGGAGTCGTACGTGGAGACGGAGCTCATCTTCGCCCTGGCCAAAACCAACCGCCTGGCGGAGCTGGAGGAGTTCATCAACGGGCCCAACAACGCCCACATCCAGCAA GTGGGTGACCGGTGCTACGATGAGAAGATGTATGACGCCGCAAAGTTACTGTACAACAACGTCTCCAACTTCGGGCGTTTGGCCTCCACCCTCGTGCACCTGGGCGAGTACCAGGCCGCTGTGGACGGGGCGCGCAAGGCCAACAGCACCCGCACAtggaaggag gtgtgcttcGCCTGTGTGGATGGGAAGGAGTTCCGCCTGGCCCAGATGTGCGGCCTTCACATCGTGGTCCACGCCGacgagctggaggagctgaTCAACTACTACCAG GACCGCGGATACTTCGAGGAGCTCATCACCATGCTGGAGGCCGCTCTGGGGCTGGAGCGGGCGCACATGGGCATGTTCACGGAGCTGGCCATCCTCTACTCCAAATTCAAGCCCCAGAAGATGAGGGAGCACCTGGAGCTCTTCTGGTCCCGAGTCAACATCCCAAAG GTTCTGAGGGCTGCAGAGCAGGCCCACCTATGGGCAGAGCTGGTGTTCCTCTACGACAAGTACGAGGAGTACGACAACGCCATCATCACCATGATGAACCACCCCACAGACGCCTGGAAGGAGGGGCAGTTCAAAGACATTATCACCAAG GTGGCCAATGTGGAGCTGTATTACAAAGCAATCCAGTTTTATTTGGAGTTCAAGCCCTTGTTACTGAATGACCTGCTCATCGTGCTGTCTCCCCGGCTCGACCATTCCCGTGCAGTCAACTTCTTCTCCAAG GTTAAACAGCTGCCGCTCGTTAAGCCTTACCTGCGATCTGTACAGAATCACAACAACAAGTCAGTCAATGAAGCACTTAACAATCTCTTCATCACAGAGGAAGACTACCAG GCTCTGCGGACGTCTATAGACGCCTACGACAACTTCGATAACATTTCCCTCGCCCAGCGGCTGGAGAAGCACGAGCTGATCGAGTTCAGGAGAATCGCGGCTTACCTCTTCAAGGGAAACAACCGCTGGAAGCAGAGCGTGGAGCTCTGCAAGAAGGACAAACTCTACAAG GATGCAATGCAGTACGCGTCGGAGTCGAAGGACACGGAGCTGGCGGAGGAGCTGCTCCAGTGGTTCCTGCAGGAGGACAAGAAGGAGTGCTTCGCCGCCTGCCTGTTCACCTGCTACGACCTGCTGCGGCCCGACGTGGTCCTGGAGACCGCCTGGAGGCACAACATCATGGAGTTCTCCATGCCCTACTTCATCCAGGTCATGAGGGAGTACCTGAGCAAG GTGGACAAGCTGGATGCCTCCGAGTCGCTGAggaaagaggaggagcaggccACAGAGACTCAGCCCATTGTCTACG GCACACCCCAGCTGATGCTGACCGCGGGCCCCAGCGTCCCCGTCCCGCCCCAGCAGGCCTACGGCTACGGCTACA CGGCGTCATCCATCCACCTCTCCTTCCGCTCTCCAGCCAGCTCATTATTACGGTCTTCTACTCACAACAGGGGATTCAGAtacaaatgtattctttttttattcttttcctTTTAA